The Astyanax mexicanus isolate ESR-SI-001 chromosome 12, AstMex3_surface, whole genome shotgun sequence genome window below encodes:
- the dnmt3ba gene encoding DNA (cytosine-5-)-methyltransferase 3 beta, duplicate a isoform X2, producing MATNVDLGPDDKWNRYEVLIWLNDILETEFTQVDQICSGACFCQLMDWLFPGSINMSEVNFQSQNEADFRQNYTILQAGFKKMDVTKTIDVEELIKGKFRANFTLLKWFKKFFQANLSGQVYNPAEARRGQTIAPAKPTFNTPKSSKDRRSINTPGKGKEDSDTDLEQDKKSYTYDPKWQETFKWVKPSTQGDTYAHCTLCDMNIYVLHSGSLDLKCHQQSRKHRIAEKKELSDKAFSCSELMLRFIQTHCLPTGANKVSQQTARHVLGLQYPKDISAAAKQNPYCVYFYGKVALGEESEEENLACVVLLGFFDEKAAKHRIRILDVFKFVDSVDDMITSLVGTLERFEVPTSNMAAFYVDDQDEISAKVGAKLKELCPKVVALGGLYDLANSACHTGVTALSKEVQELVNNIHEHYSTCSTKNNNLKELFAGFSSFNSSAPPLSSNCKSFCGLVHRVLEMWTDLITYFSSCSENDDKAKHICSQLQNPKLRLTFMFLDHGLGPLNAFNDRLERREGSARADLVQILREASGLLRSYASSFLHPQAVVRFLKERDPAVLENTKLYLPSTEVNFGGAAVEDFLSEKEAELADSLKAFQDECLEFYKALTACVAEGLPLSDGILRSMSQLLSPDGRLKVTGKAVTDLGAQFGLAATAEASAQLRDEFLEYQLIEEGDSEVKETNGHSEGTPADVPNRSLEQHWSCVLKTIGQDSAFKRLILSLLALPCPPLEAEKVFAQAVENGDTSRLDESLADSDSDNPKIVESTNDDSSSELASTMTSPAINGRRRKTSKMGKDGKMVFVEDDIAWSSSSKPEDSGRGIFGWESSLRQKPQARTVFQAGSGTWEQPQNMDKKEEVGKNDAVSGLQVSSPRSGKRGQMYQDGKGFGVGELVWGKVKGFSWWPGLVVAWKSKNSPPLMRRVEWFGDGMYSEIYTERLLPFAAIAKCFCNNSYASLPAYKDAIYQVLELASERCSKTFSATGNKEEEAKAMLSWAFEGFQPTGPEGFTPPSSYDSSANQKALQESSDSSVSDYQPPAKRKYVYKNRPSTTVQDYTREQMAHEVTAKGRKIEDFCLSCGTANIAIFHPLFEGSLCLKCKENFTETLFRYDEDGYQSYCTVCCAGLEVILCGNASCCRCFCKDCLNVLVGPETFDKLKDVDPWSCYICLPPKKYGILKLRPDWSVRVQEFFANNSAFEFEPHRVYPSIPAHKRRPIKVLSLFDGIATGYLVLKDLGFKIERYIASEICEDSIAVGMIKHEGKLEYVNDVRTITRKHLAEWGPFDLLIGGSPCNDLSMVNPARKGLFEGTGRLFFEYYRMLTMMRPKEDDDRPFFWLFENVVAMSAHDKADICRFLECNPILIDAVKVSPAHRARYFWGNLPGMNRPLASSLTDKLDLQDCLEIGRTAKFNKVRTITTKSNSIKQGKMGPLPVSMNGKEDYLWCTELESIFGFPKHYTDVNNMGRGQRQKVLGRSWSVPVIRHLFAPLKDYFECES from the exons atggcaaCAAATGTCGATCTGGGCCCAGATGACAAGTGGAACCGGTATGAGGTTCTTATCTGGCTCAATGACATACTGGAAACTGAGTTCACGCAGGTGGACCAGATATGTTCAG GTGCATGCTTTTGCCAGTTGATGGACTGGCTCTTCCCAGGATCCATCAACATGAGCGAAGTAAATTTCCAGTCCCAAAACGAGGCAGATTTTCGCCAGAACTACACTATTCTGCAAGCAGGCTTCAAGAAAATGGACGTCACAAAA ACTATTGACGTGGAAGAGCTCATCAAGGGGAAATTCAGAGCTAATTTTACCCTTCTAAAGTGGTTTAAGAAATTTTTTCAAGCTAACCTGAGTGGCCAGGTTTATAACCCAGCAGAGGCACGCAGGGGTCAAACGATTGCACCTGCTAAACCAACTTTTAATACTCCCAAGAGCTCAAAAGACAGGAGAAGCATCAATACCCCTG gaaaaggaaaagaagaCTCTGACACGGATCTGGAGCAGGACAAAAAGAGCTATACTTATGACCCCAAGTGGCAAGAAACCTTCAAATGGGTCAAGCCCAGCACTCAGGGGGACACCTATGCACACTGCACACTCTGTGATATGAACATTTATGTGCTTCACTCAGGATCACTTGACTTGAAATGTCACCAGCAGTCCAGGAAGCACAGGATTGCTGAAAAAAAGGAACTGTCAGATAAGGCTTTCAGCTGTAGTGAACTCATGCTGCGCTTCATTCAAACCCACTGTCTACCAACGGGCGCTAACAAGGTCTCCCAGCAAACTGCCAGACATGTTCTTGGATTACAGTACCCAAAAGACATTTCTGCTGCTGCCAAGCAGAATCCGTACTGTGTCTACTTTTACGGAAAAGTAGCGTTAGGcgaggagagtgaggaagagaatCTTGCCTGTGTTGTACTTTTAGGTTTCTTTGATGAAAAGGCTGCAAAGCATCGCATACGAATCCTAGATGTTTTTAAGTTTGTAGACTCTGTTGATGACATGATCACATCTTTGGTAGGTACCCTGGAAAGATTTGAGGTACCTACCAGCAACATGGCAGCTTTTTACGTTGATGACCAGGATGAGATATCTGCGAAGGTTGGCGCAAAGCTAAAGGAACTCTGTCCCAAAGTGGTGGCGCTGGGTGGTCTTTATGACTTGGCCAACTCAGCCTGCCACACTGGTGTAACGGCCCTCTCCAAAGAGGTTCAAGAACTGGTTAACAACATTCATGAGCACTACTCCACTTGTTCTACAAAAAACAACAATCTCAAGGAACTTTTTGCGGGTTTCAGCAGCTTCAACAGCTCAGCCCCACCCCTCTCCAGCAACTGCAAGTCTTTCTGCGGTCTCGTCCACAGGGTGCTCGAAATGTGGACGGACTTGATCACATATTTCAGTTCTTGCAGCGAGAATGACGACAAAGCCAAACACATCTGCTCTCAACTTCAAAACCCAAAACTCAGGCTCACATTCATGTTCCTGGACCATGGCCTTGGACCACTTAATGCCTTTAACGATCGCCTGGAACGCCGTGAGGGTTCAGCTCGTGCAGACCTTGTACAAATCCTACGGGAAGCTAGTGGTCTGCTGCGCTCTTATGCCTCCAGTTTTCTTCATCCTCAGGCTGTTGTACGTTTTTTGAAGGAACGAGATCCGGCTGTTCTCGAAAACACCAAGTTATACCTTCCTAGCACTGAGGTCAACTTTGGTGGGGCGGCAGTGGAGGACTTTCTCTCTGAAAAAGAAGCAGAACTGGCGGACTCTCTTAAGGCCTTTCAGGATGAATGTTTGGAATTCTATAAAGCGCTTACAGCTTGCGTAGCTGAGGGACTTCCCTTGAGTGATGGCATCCTGAGGAGTATGTCTCAACTTCTTAGCCCAGATGGCAGGCTAAAGGTCACAGGCAAGGCTGTCACAGACCTCGGTGCCCAGTTCGGCCTTGCTGCTACAGCAGAGGCTTCTGCACAACTCAGGGATGAGTTCCTGGAATACCAGCTGATTGAAGAAGGAGATAGTGAAGTGAAAGAAACGAATGGACACAGTGAAGGCACCCCAGCTGATGTACCTAACCGTTCCTTAGAGCAACACTGGAGCTGTGTCCTGAAGACCATTGGGCAAGACTCTGCCTTCAAGAGACTCATCCTTAGCCTTTTGGCTTTGCCCTGTCCACCTCTTGAAGCGGAGAAAGTCTTTGCTCAG GCAGTAGAGAATGGAGATACCAGCCGATTAGATGAGAGCTTGGCTGACAGCGACTCTGATAACCCCAAAATCGTGGAATCAACCAACGATGATTCATCTTCAGAACTCGCCAGCACTATGACATCACCTGCCATAAACGGCAGGAGGAGGAAGACATCAA AGATGGGCAAAGATGGAAAAATGGTCTTTGTTGAAGATGATATAGCTTGGTCTAGTTCTTCCAAACCAGAG GACTCTGGTAGGGGGATATTCGGTTGGGAAAGCAGTTTGCGTCAGAAGCCACAGGCACGTACTGTCTTTCAGGCTGGCTCGGGCACCTGGGAGCAACCACAGAATATGGATAAGAAGGAAGAGGTG GGGAAAAACGATGCAGTCTCAGGTCTCCAGGTTTCCAGTCCCAGATCTGGAAAGAGAGGACAGATGTACCAG gATGGGAAGGGTTTTGGTGTGGGTGAGCTGGTGTGGGGGAAGGTGAAGGGCTTCTCCTGGTGGCCTGGGCTGGTTGTGGCCTGGAAGTCCAAGAACTCTCCCCCATTGATGAGACGTGTGGAGTGGTTTGGAGATGGGATGTACTCTGAG ATTTACACAGAGAGACTTTTGCCTTTTGCTGCCATTGCAAAGTGCTTTTGCAACAATTCCTATGCCAGCCTGCCTGCCTACAAAGATGCCATTTACCAAGTTCTTGAG tTGGCCAGTGAGCGTTGCTCAAAGACGTTTAGCGCCACTGGGAACAAAGAGGAGGAGGCGAAGGCTATGCTGAGCTGGGCTTTTGAGGGCTTTCAGCCGACCGGCCCTGAGGGATTCACACCACCTAGTTCCTATG ATTCATCGGCCAACCAAAAAGCATTGCAGGAGTCTTCAGACTCGTCTGTGTCGGATTATCAGCCTCCAGCCAAGAGGAAGTATGTTTACAAGAACAGACCCTCCACCACTGTACAGGACTACACCAGAG AACAAATGGCTCATGAAGTCACAGCTAAAGGGAGAAAGATTGAAG ATTTCTGTCTGTCATGTGGAACTGCCAACATTGCCATTTTCCATCCGCTGTTCGAAGGGAGCCTTTGTTTAAAATGCAAG gAGAACTTTACTGAGACCCTGTTCAGGTATGATGAAGATGGATACCAGTCGTACTGCACTGTGTGCTGCGCCGGGCTGGAGGTCATTCTTTGTGGCAATGCCAGCTGCTGCAG GTGTTTCTGTAAGGACTGTTTAAATGTGCTGGTTGGGCCAGAAACGTTTGATAAGCTGAAAGATGTAGATCCATGGAGCTGCTACATCTGTCTGCCCCCCAAGAAATATGGCATACTCAAACTGCGACCAGACTGGAGCGTTCGCGTGCAGGAGTTCTTCGCCAATAACAGTGCCTTCGAATTT GAGCCGCACAGAGTCTACCCATCAATTCCAGCCCATAAGCGCCGCCCAATCAAGGTTCTCTCCCTCTTTGATGGAATTGCCACAG gcTACCTCGTTCTAAAAGACCTCGGCTTCAAGATAGAGCGGTACATTGCTTCAGAGATCTGTGAGGACTCGATTGCAGTGGGGATGATCAAGCATGAGGGAAAGCTTGAATATGTTAATGATGTTCGCACCATCACTAGAAAACAT CTTGCTGAATGGGGACCATTTGATCTCCTCATTGGTGGCAGTCCCTGTAATGACCTGTCCATGGTGAATCCAGCCAGGAAAGGCCTCTTTG AGGGAACAGGTCGACTGTTTTTTGAGTACTACCGCATGCTGACCATGATGAGGCCAAAAGAGGATGATGACCGTCCGTTCTTCTGGCTTTTTGAGAATGTGGTAGCCATGAGTGCCCACGATAAAGCTGACATCTGTCGCTTCTTAGAG tgTAATCCGATCCTGATCGATGCTGTGAAAGTGAGCCCTGCTCACAGAGCTCGCTACTTCTGGGGCAATCTACCTGGAATGAACAG ACCACTGGCTTCCTCACTTACTGATAAACTGGATCTGCAAGACTGCCTGGAAATTGGAAGAACTGCTAAG TTTAATAAGGTTCGAACCATCACGACTAAATCCAACTCCATCAAGCAGGGGAAGATGGGGCCCCTGCCGGTCTCCATGAATGGGAAGGAAGATTACCTTTGGTGTACAGAGTTGGAGAG CATATTTGGTTTCCCGAAGCACTACACAGATGTGAACAACATGGGCCGAGGACAGAGGCAGAAGGTCCTGGGACGTTCTTGGAGCGTTCCTGTTATTCGGCACCTGTTCGCTCCTCTCAAGGATTATTTTGAATGCGAGTCCTAG
- the dnmt3ba gene encoding DNA (cytosine-5-)-methyltransferase 3 beta, duplicate a isoform X4, which yields MATNVDLGPDDKWNRYEVLIWLNDILETEFTQVDQICSGACFCQLMDWLFPGSINMSEVNFQSQNEADFRQNYTILQAGFKKMDVTKTIDVEELIKGKFRANFTLLKWFKKFFQANLSGQVYNPAEARRGQTIAPAKPTFNTPKSSKDRRSINTPGKGKEDSDTDLEQDKKSYTYDPKWQETFKWVKPSTQGDTYAHCTLCDMNIYVLHSGSLDLKCHQQSRKHRIAEKKELSDKAFSCSELMLRFIQTHCLPTGANKVSQQTARHVLGLQYPKDISAAAKQNPYCVYFYGKVALGEESEEENLACVVLLGFFDEKAAKHRIRILDVFKFVDSVDDMITSLVGTLERFEVPTSNMAAFYVDDQDEISAKVGAKLKELCPKVVALGGLYDLANSACHTGVTALSKEVQELVNNIHEHYSTCSTKNNNLKELFAGFSSFNSSAPPLSSNCKSFCGLVHRVLEMWTDLITYFSSCSENDDKAKHICSQLQNPKLRLTFMFLDHGLGPLNAFNDRLERREGSARADLVQILREASGLLRSYASSFLHPQAVVRFLKERDPAVLENTKLYLPSTEVNFGGAAVEDFLSEKEAELADSLKAFQDECLEFYKALTACVAEGLPLSDGILRSMSQLLSPDGRLKVTGKAVTDLGAQFGLAATAEASAQLRDEFLEYQLIEEGDSEVKETNGHSEGTPADVPNRSLEQHWSCVLKTIGQDSAFKRLILSLLALPCPPLEAEKVFAQAVENGDTSRLDESLADSDSDNPKIVESTNDDSSSELASTMTSPAINGRRRKTSKMGKDGKMVFVEDDIAWSSSSKPEGKNDAVSGLQVSSPRSGKRGQMYQDGKGFGVGELVWGKVKGFSWWPGLVVAWKSKNSPPLMRRVEWFGDGMYSEIYTERLLPFAAIAKCFCNNSYASLPAYKDAIYQVLELASERCSKTFSATGNKEEEAKAMLSWAFEGFQPTGPEGFTPPSSYDSSANQKALQESSDSSVSDYQPPAKRKYVYKNRPSTTVQDYTREQMAHEVTAKGRKIEDFCLSCGTANIAIFHPLFEGSLCLKCKENFTETLFRYDEDGYQSYCTVCCAGLEVILCGNASCCRCFCKDCLNVLVGPETFDKLKDVDPWSCYICLPPKKYGILKLRPDWSVRVQEFFANNSAFEFEPHRVYPSIPAHKRRPIKVLSLFDGIATGYLVLKDLGFKIERYIASEICEDSIAVGMIKHEGKLEYVNDVRTITRKHLAEWGPFDLLIGGSPCNDLSMVNPARKGLFEGTGRLFFEYYRMLTMMRPKEDDDRPFFWLFENVVAMSAHDKADICRFLECNPILIDAVKVSPAHRARYFWGNLPGMNRPLASSLTDKLDLQDCLEIGRTAKFNKVRTITTKSNSIKQGKMGPLPVSMNGKEDYLWCTELESIFGFPKHYTDVNNMGRGQRQKVLGRSWSVPVIRHLFAPLKDYFECES from the exons atggcaaCAAATGTCGATCTGGGCCCAGATGACAAGTGGAACCGGTATGAGGTTCTTATCTGGCTCAATGACATACTGGAAACTGAGTTCACGCAGGTGGACCAGATATGTTCAG GTGCATGCTTTTGCCAGTTGATGGACTGGCTCTTCCCAGGATCCATCAACATGAGCGAAGTAAATTTCCAGTCCCAAAACGAGGCAGATTTTCGCCAGAACTACACTATTCTGCAAGCAGGCTTCAAGAAAATGGACGTCACAAAA ACTATTGACGTGGAAGAGCTCATCAAGGGGAAATTCAGAGCTAATTTTACCCTTCTAAAGTGGTTTAAGAAATTTTTTCAAGCTAACCTGAGTGGCCAGGTTTATAACCCAGCAGAGGCACGCAGGGGTCAAACGATTGCACCTGCTAAACCAACTTTTAATACTCCCAAGAGCTCAAAAGACAGGAGAAGCATCAATACCCCTG gaaaaggaaaagaagaCTCTGACACGGATCTGGAGCAGGACAAAAAGAGCTATACTTATGACCCCAAGTGGCAAGAAACCTTCAAATGGGTCAAGCCCAGCACTCAGGGGGACACCTATGCACACTGCACACTCTGTGATATGAACATTTATGTGCTTCACTCAGGATCACTTGACTTGAAATGTCACCAGCAGTCCAGGAAGCACAGGATTGCTGAAAAAAAGGAACTGTCAGATAAGGCTTTCAGCTGTAGTGAACTCATGCTGCGCTTCATTCAAACCCACTGTCTACCAACGGGCGCTAACAAGGTCTCCCAGCAAACTGCCAGACATGTTCTTGGATTACAGTACCCAAAAGACATTTCTGCTGCTGCCAAGCAGAATCCGTACTGTGTCTACTTTTACGGAAAAGTAGCGTTAGGcgaggagagtgaggaagagaatCTTGCCTGTGTTGTACTTTTAGGTTTCTTTGATGAAAAGGCTGCAAAGCATCGCATACGAATCCTAGATGTTTTTAAGTTTGTAGACTCTGTTGATGACATGATCACATCTTTGGTAGGTACCCTGGAAAGATTTGAGGTACCTACCAGCAACATGGCAGCTTTTTACGTTGATGACCAGGATGAGATATCTGCGAAGGTTGGCGCAAAGCTAAAGGAACTCTGTCCCAAAGTGGTGGCGCTGGGTGGTCTTTATGACTTGGCCAACTCAGCCTGCCACACTGGTGTAACGGCCCTCTCCAAAGAGGTTCAAGAACTGGTTAACAACATTCATGAGCACTACTCCACTTGTTCTACAAAAAACAACAATCTCAAGGAACTTTTTGCGGGTTTCAGCAGCTTCAACAGCTCAGCCCCACCCCTCTCCAGCAACTGCAAGTCTTTCTGCGGTCTCGTCCACAGGGTGCTCGAAATGTGGACGGACTTGATCACATATTTCAGTTCTTGCAGCGAGAATGACGACAAAGCCAAACACATCTGCTCTCAACTTCAAAACCCAAAACTCAGGCTCACATTCATGTTCCTGGACCATGGCCTTGGACCACTTAATGCCTTTAACGATCGCCTGGAACGCCGTGAGGGTTCAGCTCGTGCAGACCTTGTACAAATCCTACGGGAAGCTAGTGGTCTGCTGCGCTCTTATGCCTCCAGTTTTCTTCATCCTCAGGCTGTTGTACGTTTTTTGAAGGAACGAGATCCGGCTGTTCTCGAAAACACCAAGTTATACCTTCCTAGCACTGAGGTCAACTTTGGTGGGGCGGCAGTGGAGGACTTTCTCTCTGAAAAAGAAGCAGAACTGGCGGACTCTCTTAAGGCCTTTCAGGATGAATGTTTGGAATTCTATAAAGCGCTTACAGCTTGCGTAGCTGAGGGACTTCCCTTGAGTGATGGCATCCTGAGGAGTATGTCTCAACTTCTTAGCCCAGATGGCAGGCTAAAGGTCACAGGCAAGGCTGTCACAGACCTCGGTGCCCAGTTCGGCCTTGCTGCTACAGCAGAGGCTTCTGCACAACTCAGGGATGAGTTCCTGGAATACCAGCTGATTGAAGAAGGAGATAGTGAAGTGAAAGAAACGAATGGACACAGTGAAGGCACCCCAGCTGATGTACCTAACCGTTCCTTAGAGCAACACTGGAGCTGTGTCCTGAAGACCATTGGGCAAGACTCTGCCTTCAAGAGACTCATCCTTAGCCTTTTGGCTTTGCCCTGTCCACCTCTTGAAGCGGAGAAAGTCTTTGCTCAG GCAGTAGAGAATGGAGATACCAGCCGATTAGATGAGAGCTTGGCTGACAGCGACTCTGATAACCCCAAAATCGTGGAATCAACCAACGATGATTCATCTTCAGAACTCGCCAGCACTATGACATCACCTGCCATAAACGGCAGGAGGAGGAAGACATCAA AGATGGGCAAAGATGGAAAAATGGTCTTTGTTGAAGATGATATAGCTTGGTCTAGTTCTTCCAAACCAGAG GGGAAAAACGATGCAGTCTCAGGTCTCCAGGTTTCCAGTCCCAGATCTGGAAAGAGAGGACAGATGTACCAG gATGGGAAGGGTTTTGGTGTGGGTGAGCTGGTGTGGGGGAAGGTGAAGGGCTTCTCCTGGTGGCCTGGGCTGGTTGTGGCCTGGAAGTCCAAGAACTCTCCCCCATTGATGAGACGTGTGGAGTGGTTTGGAGATGGGATGTACTCTGAG ATTTACACAGAGAGACTTTTGCCTTTTGCTGCCATTGCAAAGTGCTTTTGCAACAATTCCTATGCCAGCCTGCCTGCCTACAAAGATGCCATTTACCAAGTTCTTGAG tTGGCCAGTGAGCGTTGCTCAAAGACGTTTAGCGCCACTGGGAACAAAGAGGAGGAGGCGAAGGCTATGCTGAGCTGGGCTTTTGAGGGCTTTCAGCCGACCGGCCCTGAGGGATTCACACCACCTAGTTCCTATG ATTCATCGGCCAACCAAAAAGCATTGCAGGAGTCTTCAGACTCGTCTGTGTCGGATTATCAGCCTCCAGCCAAGAGGAAGTATGTTTACAAGAACAGACCCTCCACCACTGTACAGGACTACACCAGAG AACAAATGGCTCATGAAGTCACAGCTAAAGGGAGAAAGATTGAAG ATTTCTGTCTGTCATGTGGAACTGCCAACATTGCCATTTTCCATCCGCTGTTCGAAGGGAGCCTTTGTTTAAAATGCAAG gAGAACTTTACTGAGACCCTGTTCAGGTATGATGAAGATGGATACCAGTCGTACTGCACTGTGTGCTGCGCCGGGCTGGAGGTCATTCTTTGTGGCAATGCCAGCTGCTGCAG GTGTTTCTGTAAGGACTGTTTAAATGTGCTGGTTGGGCCAGAAACGTTTGATAAGCTGAAAGATGTAGATCCATGGAGCTGCTACATCTGTCTGCCCCCCAAGAAATATGGCATACTCAAACTGCGACCAGACTGGAGCGTTCGCGTGCAGGAGTTCTTCGCCAATAACAGTGCCTTCGAATTT GAGCCGCACAGAGTCTACCCATCAATTCCAGCCCATAAGCGCCGCCCAATCAAGGTTCTCTCCCTCTTTGATGGAATTGCCACAG gcTACCTCGTTCTAAAAGACCTCGGCTTCAAGATAGAGCGGTACATTGCTTCAGAGATCTGTGAGGACTCGATTGCAGTGGGGATGATCAAGCATGAGGGAAAGCTTGAATATGTTAATGATGTTCGCACCATCACTAGAAAACAT CTTGCTGAATGGGGACCATTTGATCTCCTCATTGGTGGCAGTCCCTGTAATGACCTGTCCATGGTGAATCCAGCCAGGAAAGGCCTCTTTG AGGGAACAGGTCGACTGTTTTTTGAGTACTACCGCATGCTGACCATGATGAGGCCAAAAGAGGATGATGACCGTCCGTTCTTCTGGCTTTTTGAGAATGTGGTAGCCATGAGTGCCCACGATAAAGCTGACATCTGTCGCTTCTTAGAG tgTAATCCGATCCTGATCGATGCTGTGAAAGTGAGCCCTGCTCACAGAGCTCGCTACTTCTGGGGCAATCTACCTGGAATGAACAG ACCACTGGCTTCCTCACTTACTGATAAACTGGATCTGCAAGACTGCCTGGAAATTGGAAGAACTGCTAAG TTTAATAAGGTTCGAACCATCACGACTAAATCCAACTCCATCAAGCAGGGGAAGATGGGGCCCCTGCCGGTCTCCATGAATGGGAAGGAAGATTACCTTTGGTGTACAGAGTTGGAGAG CATATTTGGTTTCCCGAAGCACTACACAGATGTGAACAACATGGGCCGAGGACAGAGGCAGAAGGTCCTGGGACGTTCTTGGAGCGTTCCTGTTATTCGGCACCTGTTCGCTCCTCTCAAGGATTATTTTGAATGCGAGTCCTAG